GGCCGAGGAAGGAATTCGCAGCCTGGGCGCGAGCGGGATTCGCGTCGCCGACGAAGAGGTCGAGCAGCTGCGTTCTGTCCCGCTGTTCCGGGCCTTCTTTGGATTCATGGAGCTGGAGATGGCGTTCATGGTTGTGGTCCTCACAGCGGGACTCGGGCTCATCCTGTACGCGGCGACCCTTGAGAGAGAGGTCGAGTTGGCGTCCATCCGAGCGCGCGGCGCCAGCGGATGGCAGACCGCTGGCCTGTTAGTCGGTGAGGCGTCGTCGATCATGCTCGTCGGGCTGTTGGTTGGCGCTGGAATCGGCGTCCTCACTGCCTACCTTTCCACGACTTTGGGGCTCTCGGGTGCCGGGGAGAGCCTGGTGCCCCTCTTCCTGATCGTCCCAGTGACGTCGCTTCTGCTCCTCGCTGCCGCGCCGATCGCGATGCTCATCGTGTCCTTCCTCGTCTCGCTTCGAGTCGCGCGAATGGACATCGGACGCGTCCTCAAATTACGAGGTGGATAAACGTGCCAAGGATCCTGACGAAGGATTTGATCAAAGTCTATCGAACGGGGAAAGCGGAAGTGATCGCATTGCGCGGCCTCGACATGCACGTCGATGACGGCGAATTCGTTGCGGTTCGAGGGCCTTCGGGGGGCGGCAAGACGACCTTCTTGAATATCCTGGGCGGGATCGACCGCCCGACCGCGGGTCGAATCGAGGTGAACGGATCCAACCTCGTCAACTTCAGCGAGGGAGAACTCGTTCGGTATCGATTGCGACAGACGGGCTTTGTCTTCCAGTTCTTCAACCTCGTTCCGACGCTGACCGCCGAGGAGAACATCGAGCTGCCGATGCGCCTCGCCTCCAAAGACGGCGTGGCCCGGAAGGCTCGGACGAAGGAACTCCTGGATCTCGTCGGCCTCGCCCGCCGTGCGCGCCATCGGCCGGACGAGCTGAGCGGCGGTGAGCAACAGAGGATCGCCATTGCGGTCGCCCTGTCGAACAATCCGCCCTTGCTCCTCGCGGACGAGCCCACGGGAGAGCTCGA
This DNA window, taken from Thermoplasmata archaeon, encodes the following:
- a CDS encoding ABC transporter ATP-binding protein gives rise to the protein MPRILTKDLIKVYRTGKAEVIALRGLDMHVDDGEFVAVRGPSGGGKTTFLNILGGIDRPTAGRIEVNGSNLVNFSEGELVRYRLRQTGFVFQFFNLVPTLTAEENIELPMRLASKDGVARKARTKELLDLVGLARRARHRPDELSGGEQQRIAIAVALSNNPPLLLADEPTGELDTKTGQEVLNLFQRLNHDLKKTIVVVTHDARVADIANRVLDIRDGKIVETAA